The following proteins are co-located in the Labrys monachus genome:
- a CDS encoding cupin domain-containing protein has protein sequence MTDTDGHSTQAHPWKHDGVRVIPGGELDPNTAQTPGMDRKAAINFARVGAQKIWAGTVTIHPNAKTGAHHHGHLESVIYVVKGRARMRWGEHLEFAAEAGPGDFIYVPPYVPHQEINASPDEVLECVLVRSDGEAVAVNLDIEPVEKPEAVRWIDPIHRT, from the coding sequence ATGACCGACACGGATGGACATTCTACGCAGGCGCACCCGTGGAAGCATGACGGCGTGCGCGTCATTCCCGGCGGCGAACTCGATCCCAACACCGCGCAGACGCCGGGCATGGACCGCAAGGCAGCGATCAATTTCGCCCGTGTGGGCGCCCAGAAGATCTGGGCGGGCACCGTGACCATCCACCCGAACGCCAAGACCGGCGCGCATCATCACGGGCACCTCGAAAGCGTGATCTATGTCGTCAAGGGCCGCGCCCGCATGCGGTGGGGCGAGCATCTCGAATTCGCCGCCGAGGCCGGGCCGGGGGACTTCATCTACGTTCCGCCCTATGTGCCGCATCAGGAGATCAATGCCAGCCCGGACGAGGTGCTCGAATGTGTCCTGGTCCGCAGCGACGGCGAGGCCGTCGCGGTCAATCTCGACATCGAGCCGGTCGAAAAGCCCGAGGCCGTGCGCTGGATCGATCCGATTCACCGGACGTGA
- the arfB gene encoding alternative ribosome rescue aminoacyl-tRNA hydrolase ArfB, producing the protein MIEITPHISIDEREIEEEFVRASGPGGQNVNKLSTAVHLRFNIRTSPSLPNDVAIRAQKLAGRKLTQDGVVVILAQRFRTQERNRQDALDRLVALLREAAIPPPPPRKATRPSRAAKARRLDSKARRSSVKSMRGGRISDD; encoded by the coding sequence ATGATCGAGATCACGCCCCATATCTCCATCGACGAGCGCGAGATCGAGGAAGAATTCGTGCGCGCTTCGGGACCGGGAGGCCAGAACGTCAACAAGCTGTCGACGGCGGTGCATCTGCGTTTCAATATCCGCACCTCGCCGTCGCTTCCCAACGACGTCGCCATACGCGCGCAGAAGCTGGCCGGCCGCAAGCTGACGCAGGACGGCGTCGTCGTCATCCTCGCCCAGCGCTTCCGCACGCAGGAGCGCAATCGACAGGACGCGCTCGACAGGCTGGTGGCCCTGCTGCGGGAAGCAGCGATACCGCCGCCGCCCCCTCGCAAGGCCACCCGCCCGTCGAGGGCGGCGAAGGCCCGGCGTCTCGACTCGAAGGCACGCCGCTCCAGCGTGAAGTCGATGCGGGGAGGGCGGATTTCAGACGACTGA
- a CDS encoding DUF1127 domain-containing protein yields MLFAALIERVRIWRRERETLAELRRLNERDLFDIGINPADVRAIARQAARS; encoded by the coding sequence ATGTTGTTCGCTGCTCTGATCGAGCGTGTCCGCATCTGGCGCCGCGAGCGCGAGACGCTGGCTGAGCTCCGGCGCTTGAACGAACGCGATTTGTTCGACATCGGCATCAATCCGGCCGACGTGCGGGCGATTGCGCGCCAGGCCGCCCGCTCCTGA
- a CDS encoding regulatory protein RecX, with protein sequence MAGDTSLSRDEIWMRKSAMHYLGQRASNIASLRRVLARRAQRRLAPDADAAAMIERTIDYCSRNGFVDDAAFVEMKIRSGRSRGLSVRRIEAALGAKGVDRTLVAEALDADERRRHEEVAAARLARRRRIGPWRRPDREFDPHKEVAVMVRGGFSASLARRIVTAAPEEAESLAADDGRVHEITK encoded by the coding sequence ATGGCGGGCGACACATCCCTCAGCCGGGACGAGATCTGGATGCGGAAGTCGGCCATGCACTATCTCGGCCAGCGCGCCAGCAATATCGCCAGTCTCCGGCGAGTGCTGGCGCGGAGGGCGCAGCGCCGGCTCGCACCCGATGCAGACGCCGCCGCCATGATCGAGCGCACCATCGACTATTGCTCGCGCAACGGCTTCGTCGACGACGCGGCCTTCGTCGAGATGAAGATCCGCTCGGGACGCAGCCGCGGCCTTTCGGTGCGTCGGATCGAAGCCGCCCTCGGCGCCAAAGGGGTGGATCGTACGCTGGTCGCCGAGGCCCTGGACGCGGATGAGCGGCGACGACATGAAGAGGTCGCCGCCGCACGGCTGGCCCGCCGGCGCAGGATCGGCCCGTGGCGGCGCCCCGACAGGGAATTCGACCCGCACAAGGAGGTCGCCGTCATGGTGCGCGGCGGATTTTCCGCCTCCCTGGCGAGGAGGATCGTCACGGCGGCGCCCGAGGAAGCCGAATCCCTGGCCGCCGACGACGGCCGAGTTCATGAAATAACGAAGTGA
- a CDS encoding DUF2938 domain-containing protein has translation MFDILWRAVAIGIGATVLLDIWAILLNKVFGFALPNWGMVGRWFWHLRHGQVFHDDIARSPAYAHELALGWIGHYAVGILYGIILVAVMGSGWLAEPSFIPAWILGIVTVGAGWFLLQPGLGIGWAASKLPNAMQVRALNLIGHTVFAIGLYGTALIVR, from the coding sequence ATGTTTGACATTTTATGGCGCGCCGTGGCGATCGGCATCGGGGCCACCGTCCTCTTGGACATCTGGGCGATCCTCCTCAACAAGGTCTTCGGGTTCGCCTTGCCGAACTGGGGCATGGTCGGCCGATGGTTCTGGCACTTGCGCCATGGCCAGGTTTTCCACGACGACATCGCCCGGTCGCCCGCCTATGCGCATGAACTCGCTCTAGGCTGGATCGGGCATTATGCCGTCGGCATCCTCTACGGCATCATCCTCGTCGCGGTGATGGGGAGCGGGTGGCTGGCCGAGCCGAGCTTCATCCCGGCCTGGATCCTGGGGATCGTGACGGTCGGGGCCGGGTGGTTTCTTCTCCAGCCGGGCCTCGGCATCGGCTGGGCCGCCTCCAAACTGCCGAATGCCATGCAGGTCCGCGCTCTGAACCTCATCGGCCACACCGTCTTCGCCATCGGACTCTACGGAACGGCGCTCATCGTCCGGTAG
- a CDS encoding general stress protein gives MSTSNRGFASMDDEKQRGIASKGGQSVPAEKRSFSRDPGLAAEAGRKGGENVPNESRSFSRNPGLASEAGRKGGQASGGNFANDRTRASEAGRKGGEASHGGNR, from the coding sequence ATGAGCACATCCAATCGCGGATTTGCGTCCATGGATGACGAAAAGCAGCGCGGTATCGCAAGCAAGGGCGGACAGAGCGTTCCGGCCGAAAAGCGCAGCTTCTCCCGGGATCCGGGCCTGGCTGCCGAAGCGGGGCGCAAGGGCGGCGAGAACGTGCCGAATGAGAGCCGGAGCTTTTCCCGCAATCCGGGGCTGGCATCCGAGGCCGGCCGCAAGGGCGGACAGGCGTCCGGCGGCAATTTCGCCAATGACCGCACCCGGGCCTCCGAAGCCGGCCGCAAGGGCGGCGAAGCGTCCCACGGCGGCAATCGCTGA
- a CDS encoding cupin domain-containing protein, translating into MGGKILNLDDLDFMEFGHGVAYPGAGDADESYQARIGMIGTRVGARQLGCNLTVVPAGRRAFPFHSHRANEEMFFVLEGRGEVTIGDESFPIRQGDVISCPAGGPETAHQIVNTSDADLKYLAVSTKISPEVCDYPRTGRFGVSVEQPPGAKGEPNAFRFMGRARDSLPYWEGE; encoded by the coding sequence GTGGGTGGCAAGATCCTGAATCTCGACGATCTCGATTTCATGGAATTCGGGCACGGCGTGGCCTATCCGGGCGCCGGGGACGCCGACGAATCGTATCAGGCGCGCATCGGCATGATCGGCACCCGCGTGGGCGCACGTCAGCTCGGCTGCAATCTCACGGTGGTACCGGCCGGAAGGCGAGCCTTCCCCTTCCACAGCCACCGCGCGAACGAGGAGATGTTCTTCGTTCTCGAAGGCCGGGGAGAGGTCACCATCGGCGACGAGAGCTTTCCGATTCGGCAGGGGGACGTCATCTCATGCCCTGCCGGTGGACCGGAAACGGCGCATCAGATCGTCAACACCTCGGACGCGGACCTCAAATATCTCGCCGTCAGCACCAAGATCTCGCCGGAAGTCTGCGACTATCCGCGGACCGGCCGCTTCGGCGTCTCGGTCGAACAGCCGCCGGGAGCGAAGGGGGAGCCCAACGCGTTCCGCTTCATGGGCCGGGCCCGCGACAGCCTTCCCTATTGGGAGGGCGAATAG
- a CDS encoding SRPBCC family protein — protein MSQRSVTHATFALERLYPASPARVFNAFADPQAKALWFGGPDEWVKGERTFDFRVGGRETSSGGPVGGQMHAFNCLYQDIVPNERIIYTYDMALDGVRISVSLAIIEIRADGAGTRLVLTEHGAFLDGYDDPAGREHGTGWLLDKLGKSLQADAPAA, from the coding sequence ATGTCCCAGCGTTCCGTCACCCACGCGACCTTCGCCCTGGAACGTCTCTATCCCGCCTCGCCTGCACGCGTGTTCAACGCCTTCGCCGATCCGCAGGCCAAGGCCCTCTGGTTCGGCGGGCCTGATGAATGGGTGAAGGGCGAGAGGACCTTCGATTTCCGCGTCGGCGGACGCGAGACCAGTTCGGGTGGCCCTGTCGGCGGCCAGATGCATGCGTTCAACTGCCTCTACCAGGACATCGTGCCGAACGAGCGCATCATCTATACCTATGACATGGCCCTCGACGGCGTCAGGATATCGGTATCGCTGGCCATCATCGAGATCAGGGCGGACGGCGCGGGCACCCGGCTGGTGCTCACCGAACACGGCGCTTTCCTGGACGGCTACGACGATCCGGCCGGCCGGGAGCACGGGACGGGCTGGCTGCTCGACAAGCTCGGGAAATCCCTCCAAGCCGATGCACCCGCCGCGTGA
- the uvrA gene encoding excinuclease ABC subunit UvrA — translation MSGRPTSGSAMPSPADRRFITVRGAREHNLKNVDLEIPRDKLVVFTGLSGSGKSSLAFDTIYAEGQRRYVESLSAYARQFLEMMQKPDVDQIDGLSPAISIEQKTTSRNPRSTVATVTEIYDYMRLLWARIGIPYSPATGLPIESQTVSQMVDRVMAMPEGTRLFLLAPAVRGRKGEYRKELADFLKRGFQRVKIDGAYHEIAEAPALDKKFKHDIDVVVDRIVVRADISARLADSFETALELADGIAVVELADEKEADGTPRRVMFSQKFACPVSGFTIPEIEPRLFSFNNPFGACPSCDGLGTEMTVDPVLIVPDDTLSLRRGALAPWAKSTSPYYSQTVDALAKHFKFGVTTPWKDLPDTVKQVFLYGSGEEQILFSFDDGLRSYETRKSFEGIVTNLERRWKETDSDQAREEISRFMANTPCKACGGFRLKPEALAVKIDGSHIGHVAGLSVRQARTWFEDLPARLDDKRNEIAMRILKEISERLRFLVDVGLDYLTLARNSGTLSGGESQRIRLASQIGSGLSGVLYVLDEPSIGLHQRDNERLLETLRRLRELGNTVIVVEHDEDAILQADYVVDVGPGAGVHGGRIVAQGTPAEIMADPNSLTGKYLTGEMGVPLPAQRRRRQKGKALKLSGARGNNLKDVSVELPLGVFTCVTGVSGGGKSTLLIDTIYKAVARRLNGAVEHPAPFDRLDGLELIDKVIDIDQSPIGRTPRSNPATYTGAFTPIREWFAGLPEAKARGYQPGRFSFNVKGGRCEACQGDGVIKIEMHFLPDVYVTCDVCKGKRYDRETLEVRFKNKSIADVLDMTVDEAADFFKAVPTIRNTMETLARVGLGYVKVGQQATTLSGGEAQRVKLSKELARRSTGRTLYILDEPTTGLHFHDVAKLLEVLHELVEQGNTVVVIEHNLEVIKTADWVIDMGPEGGDGGGEVVAQGTPEAIIREPRSHTGRFLRDVMERRPQRRQRTEAAE, via the coding sequence ATGTCTGGCCGCCCGACCTCCGGCAGTGCAATGCCTTCGCCTGCCGACCGCCGCTTCATCACGGTGCGCGGTGCCCGCGAGCATAATCTGAAGAATGTCGACCTCGAAATCCCGCGCGACAAGCTCGTGGTCTTCACCGGGCTCTCCGGTTCCGGCAAGTCGTCCCTAGCTTTCGACACGATCTATGCCGAGGGCCAGAGGCGCTATGTCGAAAGCCTGTCGGCCTATGCCCGCCAGTTCCTCGAAATGATGCAGAAGCCCGATGTCGACCAGATCGACGGGCTTTCGCCGGCGATTTCGATCGAACAGAAGACGACGTCGCGCAATCCCCGCTCCACGGTCGCAACCGTCACGGAGATCTACGACTATATGCGCCTGCTCTGGGCGCGCATCGGCATTCCCTACTCGCCGGCGACCGGCCTGCCGATCGAAAGCCAGACCGTGAGCCAGATGGTCGACAGGGTGATGGCGATGCCGGAGGGCACGCGTCTCTTCCTGCTCGCCCCCGCCGTGCGCGGCCGCAAGGGCGAATACCGCAAGGAACTCGCCGATTTCCTCAAGCGCGGCTTCCAGCGCGTGAAGATCGACGGCGCCTATCACGAAATCGCCGAAGCGCCGGCGCTCGACAAGAAATTCAAGCACGACATCGACGTCGTCGTCGACCGCATCGTCGTGCGAGCCGACATCAGCGCGCGGCTGGCCGATTCCTTCGAGACGGCGCTGGAGCTGGCCGACGGCATCGCCGTCGTCGAACTGGCGGACGAGAAGGAGGCGGACGGCACGCCGCGGCGCGTGATGTTCAGCCAGAAATTCGCTTGCCCGGTTTCCGGCTTCACCATTCCGGAAATCGAGCCGAGGCTGTTTTCCTTCAACAATCCCTTCGGCGCCTGCCCGTCCTGCGACGGGCTCGGCACGGAGATGACGGTCGATCCCGTGCTGATCGTGCCCGACGACACCCTGTCGCTGCGCCGGGGCGCCCTGGCGCCCTGGGCCAAATCGACCAGCCCCTATTACAGCCAGACCGTGGACGCCCTGGCCAAGCACTTCAAGTTCGGCGTGACGACGCCCTGGAAGGACCTGCCCGATACCGTGAAGCAGGTCTTCCTCTACGGTTCGGGCGAGGAGCAGATCCTGTTCTCCTTCGACGACGGCCTGCGGTCCTACGAGACGCGCAAATCCTTCGAAGGCATCGTCACCAACCTTGAGCGGCGCTGGAAGGAGACCGATTCCGATCAGGCCCGCGAGGAGATCTCCCGCTTCATGGCGAACACGCCCTGCAAGGCCTGCGGCGGATTCCGCCTGAAGCCCGAAGCCCTCGCGGTGAAGATCGACGGCAGCCATATCGGGCATGTCGCGGGCCTGTCGGTGCGCCAGGCCAGGACGTGGTTCGAGGACCTGCCCGCCCGGCTCGACGACAAGCGCAACGAGATCGCGATGCGCATCCTCAAGGAGATCAGCGAGCGGCTGCGCTTCCTCGTCGATGTCGGCCTCGACTACCTGACGCTCGCCCGCAATTCTGGCACGCTGTCGGGGGGCGAGAGCCAGCGCATCAGGCTGGCCTCGCAGATCGGCTCGGGCCTGAGCGGCGTGCTCTACGTGCTGGACGAGCCGTCGATCGGCCTGCACCAGCGCGACAATGAGCGGCTGCTCGAAACCCTGCGCCGGCTGCGCGAGCTCGGCAACACCGTCATCGTGGTGGAGCATGACGAGGACGCCATCCTGCAGGCCGACTATGTCGTCGACGTCGGTCCCGGCGCCGGCGTCCATGGCGGCCGGATCGTCGCGCAGGGCACGCCCGCCGAGATCATGGCGGATCCGAATTCCCTCACGGGCAAATATCTGACGGGCGAGATGGGCGTCCCCCTCCCCGCGCAGCGCCGGCGTCGGCAGAAGGGCAAGGCGCTGAAGCTCTCGGGCGCCCGGGGGAACAATTTGAAGGATGTCTCCGTCGAGCTGCCGCTCGGCGTCTTCACCTGCGTTACCGGCGTCTCGGGCGGCGGCAAGTCCACCCTGCTCATCGATACCATCTACAAGGCGGTGGCGCGACGTCTCAACGGTGCGGTGGAACACCCCGCCCCGTTCGACCGGCTCGACGGCCTGGAACTCATCGACAAGGTCATCGATATCGACCAGTCGCCGATCGGCCGCACGCCGCGGTCCAATCCCGCGACCTATACCGGCGCCTTCACGCCCATCCGCGAATGGTTCGCCGGCCTGCCGGAGGCCAAGGCGCGCGGCTATCAGCCGGGCCGCTTCTCGTTCAACGTCAAGGGCGGCCGCTGCGAGGCGTGCCAGGGCGACGGCGTGATCAAGATCGAGATGCACTTCCTGCCCGACGTCTACGTCACCTGCGACGTGTGCAAGGGCAAGCGCTATGATCGCGAGACGCTGGAGGTCCGCTTCAAGAACAAATCGATCGCCGATGTTCTCGACATGACCGTCGACGAGGCAGCCGATTTCTTCAAGGCGGTGCCGACCATCCGCAACACCATGGAAACGCTGGCGCGGGTCGGCCTCGGCTATGTCAAGGTCGGCCAGCAGGCGACCACCCTCTCCGGCGGCGAGGCCCAGCGCGTGAAGCTCTCCAAGGAACTGGCGCGGCGTTCGACGGGGCGCACGCTCTACATCCTCGACGAGCCGACCACCGGGCTGCATTTCCACGACGTGGCGAAGCTGCTCGAAGTGCTGCACGAATTGGTGGAACAGGGCAATACGGTGGTGGTGATCGAGCACAATCTCGAAGTCATCAAGACGGCCGACTGGGTCATCGACATGGGACCGGAAGGGGGAGACGGCGGCGGCGAGGTCGTCGCGCAGGGCACGCCCGAGGCGATCATCCGCGAGCCGCGTTCCCACACCGGCCGTTTCCTGCGCGATGTCATGGAGCGGCGTCCGCAGCGCAGGCAGCGGACGGAGGCGGCTGAATAG
- a CDS encoding DUF1127 domain-containing protein: MLFAALIERVYAWRRERVTLTALKRLNERDLADIGVNADELRAVARQAARA, translated from the coding sequence ATGTTGTTTGCTGCTTTGATTGAACGTGTCTACGCTTGGCGCCGCGAGCGCGTGACGTTGACCGCACTCAAGCGTCTGAACGAACGCGATCTGGCCGATATCGGCGTCAATGCTGACGAGCTTCGCGCAGTCGCTCGCCAGGCCGCCCGGGCCTGA
- the panS gene encoding ketopantoate/pantoate/pantothenate transporter PanS, translated as MPLAAWLIAKALQMPPELSAGMILVGSVASGTASTVMVYLSGGDVALSVTISALSTFVGVVATPLLTRLYVSAEIAVDIGGLLWSILQIVAIPVVLGVVVNHLLHRAVKRVEPALPLISMAAILAIIGTVVAGAQGSIATVGPVVLVGVVLHNGLGLLGGYWGGRLLGFDESVCRTLALEVGMQNSGLAATLGRVYFSPLAALPGALFSVWHNLSGSLLAGWWSSRPPVRGPSASDAASRLS; from the coding sequence ATGCCGCTCGCGGCGTGGCTGATCGCCAAGGCGCTGCAGATGCCGCCGGAGCTGTCGGCCGGGATGATCCTGGTGGGCAGCGTCGCCAGCGGCACGGCCTCGACCGTCATGGTTTATCTGTCCGGCGGCGACGTGGCGCTGTCTGTGACCATCAGCGCGCTGTCGACCTTCGTCGGCGTGGTGGCGACGCCCCTGCTGACGCGGCTCTACGTCTCCGCGGAGATCGCCGTCGACATCGGCGGCCTACTGTGGAGCATCCTGCAGATCGTCGCCATCCCGGTCGTGCTCGGCGTCGTCGTCAACCACCTGCTGCATCGCGCGGTCAAGCGGGTCGAGCCGGCCTTGCCCCTGATCTCGATGGCGGCGATCCTCGCGATCATCGGCACGGTGGTGGCAGGCGCCCAGGGCAGCATCGCCACGGTCGGCCCGGTGGTCCTGGTCGGCGTCGTCCTGCACAACGGCCTCGGCCTGCTCGGCGGCTATTGGGGCGGCCGGCTGCTGGGCTTCGACGAGTCGGTCTGCCGCACGCTCGCCCTCGAAGTCGGCATGCAGAACTCGGGACTGGCCGCGACCCTGGGCCGGGTTTATTTCTCGCCACTGGCGGCTTTGCCCGGCGCCCTGTTTTCGGTCTGGCACAATCTCTCGGGGTCGCTGCTGGCCGGATGGTGGTCGTCCCGTCCGCCCGTGCGCGGGCCTTCGGCGTCCGACGCGGCGTCGCGGCTATCCTGA
- a CDS encoding HAD family hydrolase encodes MSPSLVIFDCDGVLVDSEILSAEVEAEALQALGAEVTPQDVMRLFLGLTQADMEKRVEKDYGIKLPEDHAWVTSQMLRKAYLSRLNPIPGIREVLEGLEIPFCVASNSPPAKLGLGLSVTNLYELLYPNIFCSKLVARGKPAPDLFLYAAKTMGVASSDAVVVEDSVVGIRAAKAAGMRAIGFVGGLHHMPPSESALTAAGADDIAYTMAEVRNLIGA; translated from the coding sequence ATGTCCCCTTCCCTTGTCATCTTCGATTGCGACGGCGTCCTGGTCGACAGCGAAATCCTGTCGGCCGAAGTGGAGGCCGAAGCGCTGCAGGCCCTCGGCGCCGAGGTGACGCCACAGGACGTGATGCGCCTGTTCCTCGGCCTCACCCAGGCCGACATGGAAAAGCGCGTCGAGAAGGATTACGGTATCAAGCTGCCGGAGGACCATGCCTGGGTGACCAGCCAGATGCTCCGCAAGGCCTATCTCAGCCGTCTCAATCCCATTCCGGGGATCCGGGAAGTGCTCGAGGGCCTCGAAATTCCCTTCTGCGTCGCGTCCAACAGCCCGCCGGCCAAGCTCGGGCTCGGGCTCAGCGTCACCAATCTCTACGAATTGCTCTATCCCAACATCTTCTGCTCGAAGCTGGTCGCCCGCGGCAAGCCTGCGCCCGACCTCTTCCTCTACGCCGCCAAGACGATGGGGGTGGCTTCATCCGATGCCGTCGTCGTCGAGGACAGCGTGGTCGGCATCAGGGCGGCGAAGGCGGCGGGCATGCGGGCCATCGGCTTCGTCGGCGGCCTCCATCACATGCCGCCGAGCGAGAGCGCCCTCACCGCAGCCGGCGCCGACGACATCGCCTACACGATGGCCGAAGTGCGGAACCTGATCGGCGCGTGA
- a CDS encoding molybdopterin dinucleotide binding domain-containing protein, producing MRCRWLSIVERYFGARAAARAIVATGFDDGCIRPDSLRLITLRSNDQFNTTVYGYDDRFRGIRGTRDICLMNPADMDVFGLADADTVSRVSGAQDGVERIVRGLRVVPYAIPRGCVAGYYPELNALVPLWHHAEGSKVPASKSVPVLVVKASQETSGQTSGA from the coding sequence ATGCGATGCCGATGGCTTTCAATCGTAGAACGATATTTCGGCGCGCGGGCAGCCGCGCGCGCCATCGTCGCCACCGGATTCGACGACGGCTGCATCCGGCCGGACTCGCTTCGCCTCATCACCCTGCGCAGCAACGACCAGTTCAATACCACCGTCTATGGCTATGACGATCGCTTCCGCGGCATCCGCGGCACGCGCGACATCTGCCTGATGAATCCTGCCGACATGGACGTATTCGGCCTTGCCGACGCCGACACGGTTTCGCGCGTCTCCGGCGCCCAGGATGGCGTCGAGCGCATCGTCCGGGGCCTGCGCGTCGTGCCCTATGCCATCCCGCGCGGATGCGTCGCGGGCTATTATCCCGAGCTCAACGCCTTGGTGCCACTCTGGCACCATGCCGAAGGCAGCAAGGTGCCGGCGTCGAAATCGGTGCCCGTTCTCGTGGTGAAGGCGTCACAGGAAACGAGCGGCCAGACGAGCGGCGCGTAA
- a CDS encoding MEKHLA domain-containing protein, with product MTTTAPSGTASADLSVDAAFCRLLCGSFARIVGGLLVPASLPEAQAAAWLYREAPFCLLAHDTGDDPKFIYGNMAVQRCFEYGWEELTRLPSRLSAEQPDRAERQRLLEMVLRQGYISDYQGIRVARSGRRFRIEGATVWELRDADGLRHGQAAMFRSWRDL from the coding sequence ATGACCACCACAGCACCTTCCGGCACCGCATCGGCCGATCTTTCCGTCGATGCGGCCTTCTGCCGTCTTCTCTGCGGCAGTTTCGCCCGCATCGTCGGCGGCTTGCTTGTTCCCGCCTCGCTCCCCGAGGCCCAGGCCGCCGCCTGGCTTTATCGCGAAGCCCCCTTCTGCCTGCTCGCTCACGACACCGGCGACGATCCAAAATTCATCTATGGAAACATGGCTGTGCAGCGATGTTTTGAATATGGATGGGAGGAGTTGACCCGGCTGCCGTCGCGTCTTTCCGCCGAGCAGCCGGACCGCGCCGAACGCCAGCGCCTGCTCGAGATGGTGCTTCGGCAGGGCTATATCAGCGATTATCAGGGCATACGCGTCGCCAGGTCCGGACGGCGCTTCCGGATCGAGGGGGCGACGGTCTGGGAATTGCGGGACGCCGACGGCCTGCGGCACGGCCAGGCCGCCATGTTCCGCTCGTGGCGGGATCTCTGA
- a CDS encoding ArsR/SmtB family transcription factor, whose translation MPNQQTPLDLVFHALSDPTRRAIVERLSLGPASVSELAQPVAMSLPSVMQHLQILESSGLVRSEKVGRVRTCRVEPTALQAVERWVNERRQRWEQRLDRLGDYLAALPDEPSRKE comes from the coding sequence ATGCCTAACCAACAAACGCCGCTCGATCTCGTCTTTCACGCCCTCTCCGATCCGACGCGCCGTGCCATCGTCGAAAGGCTGAGCCTCGGCCCGGCATCGGTGAGCGAACTGGCGCAGCCGGTTGCAATGTCGCTGCCTTCGGTGATGCAACATCTGCAGATCCTGGAGAGCAGCGGCCTCGTGCGTTCGGAGAAGGTCGGCCGCGTCCGTACCTGCCGCGTCGAACCGACAGCGCTTCAGGCCGTCGAGCGATGGGTGAACGAGCGGCGGCAGCGTTGGGAACAGCGTCTCGATCGGCTCGGCGATTATCTCGCTGCGCTTCCCGATGAACCCAGCCGGAAGGAATGA
- a CDS encoding magnesium transporter CorA family protein, translated as MMIVQRLVSAGSGDKLERHLIEPGEQLPADARWIDLLEPTREEDRHVEELLGIAVPTRDDMVGLEPSELLWTENRARYMIARLLVKPDAGEPEMAAVTFILTDNTLVTVRYSEPKSFDMFLNRATKPGGCGRTAEALLAGLVEAIINRAADMLQEAGSQIDAVSEAVFRETVRPGDRNASLQRTLRLLGRHGDFVSKARESFVSLERMLLFLSANFDADHVAPELREAIGTTLRDLQSLEEHASFQSNKIQFLLDATLGLVNLEQNNIIKLFSVMAVIFMPPTLVASVYGMNFEHMPELKWEYGYPMALGMMVIVAVAPYFLFRWKNWL; from the coding sequence ATGATGATCGTGCAACGCCTCGTCTCCGCCGGCAGCGGCGACAAGCTCGAACGCCATTTGATAGAGCCCGGCGAGCAATTGCCGGCCGATGCCCGCTGGATCGATCTTCTCGAGCCGACGCGGGAAGAGGACCGGCATGTCGAGGAACTCCTCGGCATCGCGGTGCCGACGCGCGACGACATGGTCGGGCTGGAGCCTTCCGAGCTGCTATGGACTGAAAATCGAGCCCGCTACATGATCGCCCGGTTGCTGGTGAAGCCGGATGCCGGCGAGCCCGAGATGGCGGCGGTCACGTTCATCCTGACGGACAATACGCTGGTCACCGTCCGATACAGCGAGCCGAAATCCTTCGACATGTTCCTCAATCGGGCCACCAAGCCGGGCGGCTGCGGGAGGACGGCCGAAGCCCTCCTCGCCGGCCTGGTCGAGGCCATCATCAACCGCGCCGCCGACATGCTGCAGGAGGCAGGCTCCCAGATCGATGCCGTCTCGGAGGCGGTGTTCAGGGAAACGGTGAGGCCGGGTGACCGCAACGCCTCGTTGCAGCGGACATTGCGCCTGCTGGGACGCCATGGCGACTTCGTCTCCAAGGCGCGCGAAAGCTTCGTATCGCTGGAGCGCATGCTGCTGTTCCTGTCGGCGAATTTCGACGCGGACCACGTCGCCCCGGAACTGCGCGAAGCGATCGGGACGACGCTGCGCGACCTCCAGTCCCTGGAGGAGCATGCGAGCTTTCAGTCCAACAAGATCCAGTTCCTGCTCGACGCGACACTGGGGCTCGTCAATCTCGAGCAGAACAACATCATCAAGCTGTTCTCCGTGATGGCGGTGATCTTCATGCCCCCGACGCTGGTCGCGTCCGTCTACGGCATGAATTTCGAACATATGCCCGAACTGAAATGGGAGTATGGCTATCCCATGGCGCTCGGCATGATGGTGATCGTCGCGGTCGCGCCCTATTTCCTGTTCCGCTGGAAGAACTGGCTCTGA